A genomic segment from Kyrpidia tusciae DSM 2912 encodes:
- a CDS encoding YolD-like family protein, whose product MRVTEGNLFASMRLTLPEHREMVERLEREASRRRAPEWTEDRWSEIEYVLAEALGTGSQVRISLFGPHEDEVWEGVPILRNGRVYLEAGDGAGRRLKTAFGLL is encoded by the coding sequence GTGCGGGTCACGGAAGGGAATCTTTTTGCGTCGATGAGGCTGACGCTGCCTGAGCACAGGGAGATGGTGGAACGGTTGGAGCGGGAAGCCAGCCGGCGTCGGGCGCCGGAGTGGACCGAGGATCGCTGGTCGGAGATCGAATATGTCCTGGCGGAAGCCCTGGGGACAGGGAGCCAGGTCAGGATCTCGCTGTTTGGGCCCCATGAAGATGAGGTGTGGGAGGGGGTTCCGATTTTGCGAAATGGCCGGGTGTATCTGGAGGCAGGGGACGGCGCGGGGAGGAGGTTGAAGACAGCTTTTGGCCTTCTATGA
- the galU gene encoding UTP--glucose-1-phosphate uridylyltransferase GalU encodes MRKPVRKAVIPAAGLGTRLLPATKAQPKEMLPIVDKPAIQYIVEEAVAAGIEDIIIITGRNKRAIEDHFDRNIELEMELEAKGDEKALEEVRRIAELADVHYIRQKQPRGLGHAVACAKSFVGDEPFAVLLGDDVMFSERPCIAQLIDLYRETGGAVVGVQEVPRAEVSRYGIVDPNGPGPGGVGHRARALVEKPSPEEAPSNLAIMGRYVITPEIFAILDDLPPGKGNEIQLTDGLNVLCRTQGVWAMPFEGRRFDIGNPMGLLRASVEVALMREDIGPAMEAYLEELVRKGHALGRRMYSRAADR; translated from the coding sequence ATGCGAAAGCCGGTGCGAAAAGCGGTGATTCCGGCAGCGGGGTTGGGGACCAGGCTGTTGCCGGCCACCAAGGCCCAGCCCAAAGAGATGTTGCCCATCGTGGACAAGCCCGCCATACAGTACATCGTCGAAGAGGCGGTGGCGGCGGGGATCGAGGACATCATCATCATCACCGGAAGGAACAAACGGGCCATCGAAGATCATTTTGATCGCAACATCGAACTCGAAATGGAGCTTGAAGCAAAGGGCGATGAGAAGGCCTTGGAAGAGGTGCGGCGGATCGCCGAGCTGGCGGATGTCCACTACATCCGCCAGAAGCAGCCCCGGGGGTTGGGACACGCGGTGGCCTGCGCGAAGAGCTTCGTCGGCGACGAGCCCTTTGCGGTGCTCCTGGGGGATGATGTGATGTTCTCCGAGCGGCCGTGTATCGCCCAACTTATCGACCTCTACCGGGAGACCGGGGGGGCGGTGGTGGGGGTCCAGGAGGTGCCGCGGGCTGAGGTGAGCCGTTACGGGATCGTGGACCCAAACGGTCCGGGACCCGGCGGGGTCGGGCACCGGGCCAGGGCGTTGGTGGAAAAGCCGTCGCCCGAGGAAGCGCCCTCCAACCTCGCCATCATGGGGCGGTACGTGATTACGCCGGAGATTTTTGCGATCCTCGACGACCTTCCGCCGGGAAAGGGCAACGAGATTCAGCTCACCGACGGGTTGAACGTCTTGTGCCGTACCCAAGGCGTGTGGGCCATGCCCTTTGAGGGCCGGCGTTTTGATATCGGGAATCCAATGGGTTTGTTGCGCGCCTCGGTGGAAGTGGCGCTGATGCGAGAAGACATCGGGCCGGCGATGGAGGCGTATCTGGAGGAACTGGTGCGCAAGGGGCATGCCTTGGGGCGGCGAATGTACTCCAGGGCGGCCGATCGCTAA
- a CDS encoding DinB/UmuC family translesion DNA polymerase, translated as MANRAAKKEPSGVVWWTEKDVSSRLHSLSVYEMWGLKRRAEILDHEFGTTTIGDVAAIPEWRLRRRFGVWGTIIHRWSHGMDSSPIDPDAFAAPNKGFSQRITLPRDFSKREDIAVVILELLDEVCARMRSVRQKGRRVGISLTYARFEGGFSRTKTLGRAFNAAEDFYPHVIQLLDRWWDGSGVRAVSVGVDLLEPESDTMQLSLFKDVAKRRRLSEAYDQVRARFGETSIMRASSLLPAGQLRDRSQKIGGHLM; from the coding sequence ATGGCCAATCGAGCGGCGAAGAAGGAGCCGAGCGGAGTGGTGTGGTGGACGGAGAAAGATGTGTCCTCCCGGCTGCATTCCTTGTCCGTGTATGAGATGTGGGGATTGAAACGGCGAGCGGAGATTTTGGACCATGAGTTTGGCACGACGACCATCGGGGACGTGGCGGCGATTCCGGAATGGCGTTTGCGGCGGCGATTCGGGGTGTGGGGAACGATCATTCACCGGTGGAGTCACGGCATGGACAGTTCCCCCATTGACCCGGACGCCTTTGCCGCTCCGAACAAAGGATTCAGTCAGCGGATCACCCTGCCCAGGGATTTTTCTAAACGCGAGGACATCGCGGTGGTGATTCTGGAGTTGCTGGACGAGGTGTGCGCCCGGATGCGGAGCGTCCGGCAGAAGGGCCGGCGGGTGGGCATCAGCCTCACGTACGCCAGGTTCGAGGGCGGTTTCAGCCGGACGAAGACGCTGGGCCGTGCCTTCAATGCGGCTGAGGACTTTTATCCTCATGTGATTCAATTGTTGGATCGCTGGTGGGACGGGTCCGGGGTGCGGGCCGTCAGTGTGGGTGTGGATCTGCTGGAGCCCGAGTCGGACACGATGCAACTTTCGCTGTTTAAGGACGTGGCGAAACGTAGGCGCTTGTCTGAGGCGTACGACCAAGTTCGGGCCCGGTTTGGGGAGACGAGCATCATGCGGGCGTCGAGTCTGTTACCGGCAGGCCAACTGCGGGACCGCAGCCAAAAGATCGGTGGACATCTTATGTGA
- a CDS encoding IS607 family transposase: MKLYSIREFAEKLGVSVSTLRSWDREGKLVPLRTPTNKRRYTEDMFYQALGIGKRKETKKTVIYARVSSAGQKPDLENQLRFLKEFAAGKGLTIDEIFVDIGSALNDRRKNFQRMCGAVTRGEIETVIVAHKDRLVRFGFDFLEDLFARFGCEILVVNKAEDMSPAQELAEDLISIVRHFATKLYGSRTYRARKLTKAVREELAGATDDPTKEPAAES, from the coding sequence GTGAAGCTCTATTCGATTCGAGAGTTTGCGGAGAAACTCGGCGTCAGTGTCTCCACACTTCGATCGTGGGACAGGGAAGGCAAGCTGGTGCCTTTGCGAACTCCCACCAACAAGCGCAGATACACCGAGGATATGTTCTATCAGGCGTTAGGAATCGGGAAACGAAAAGAAACAAAGAAAACGGTCATTTACGCCCGGGTGTCTTCCGCAGGGCAAAAGCCTGACCTGGAGAACCAGTTGCGTTTCCTGAAGGAATTTGCGGCCGGAAAGGGCCTCACCATCGACGAGATTTTCGTCGATATTGGGTCGGCGTTGAATGATCGGCGAAAGAATTTCCAAAGGATGTGCGGGGCTGTCACCCGCGGGGAAATCGAGACGGTGATTGTGGCTCATAAGGACCGGCTGGTCCGGTTTGGGTTTGATTTCTTGGAGGACCTGTTTGCACGGTTCGGTTGCGAGATTCTGGTGGTCAACAAGGCCGAGGACATGTCACCGGCCCAGGAACTGGCCGAAGATCTAATAAGCATTGTCCGGCATTTTGCGACAAAACTCTACGGGTCACGAACCTACAGGGCGCGGAAACTGACCAAAGCGGTTCGGGAGGAGTTGGCCGGTGCGACAGACGATCCGACAAAAGAGCCTGCCGCTGAATCGTGA